One stretch of Aeromicrobium fastidiosum DNA includes these proteins:
- a CDS encoding DUF721 domain-containing protein, which produces MTDDDPLELARRIAQSYRGEGQGAGRPGPGPKKRSRPIKPSRAKNEDPSTISDLLGQVVRNQGWTEKLDDQRIFTEWATIVGPEVAQHAQIDGFDDTVVHVRATSTAWATQLKLLAPRIVAKLNEALGDGTVTRIDVRGPQAPSWKNGTRSIRGARGPRDTYG; this is translated from the coding sequence GTGACTGACGACGACCCGCTCGAGCTCGCCCGCCGCATCGCGCAGTCGTACCGCGGTGAGGGCCAGGGTGCCGGACGTCCCGGCCCCGGGCCGAAGAAGCGTTCGCGCCCGATCAAGCCATCGCGCGCCAAGAACGAGGACCCCTCGACGATCTCCGACCTCCTCGGCCAGGTGGTCCGCAACCAGGGCTGGACCGAGAAGCTCGACGACCAGCGCATCTTCACCGAGTGGGCGACGATCGTCGGCCCCGAGGTCGCGCAGCACGCCCAGATCGACGGCTTCGACGACACCGTCGTGCACGTGCGGGCCACGTCGACGGCGTGGGCCACCCAGCTCAAGCTGCTCGCGCCGCGCATCGTGGCCAAGCTCAACGAAGCGCTCGGCGACGGCACCGTCACCCGCATCGACGTGCGCGGACCCCAGGCGCCGTCCTGGAAGAACGGTACCCGCTCCATCCGCGGTGCGCGGGGGCCGCGGGACACTTACGGCTGA
- the recF gene encoding DNA replication/repair protein RecF (All proteins in this family for which functions are known are DNA-binding proteins that assist the filamentation of RecA onto DNA for the initiation of recombination or recombinational repair.): MHVSKLILHDFRSYEDVEIVLEPGATAFIGSNGQGKTNLVEAIDYLSRLDSHRVSSDAPLVRAGAEQAIVRADVVRGDRTALLELEITPGRANRARINRGALPRTRDLVGVLRTVIFSPEDLALVKGDPSDRRRFLDSLLVLRTPRLAGVRADYERVLKQRNTLLKSARGRRNVEIATLDIWDENLARTGAELIAARLALLDALAPHLVEAYQRVAAASAPDRRVVTATYRSSVDLDPDVRDQQVIHQLVLDEIDRRRSDEVDRGISLVGPHRDDVVLAIGDLPAKGYASHGESWSFGLALKLASFELLRDDGDDPVLILDDVFAELDQGRREQLADLVAGAEQVLVTAAVADDVPDGLKGHRFKVAGGVVTRD, from the coding sequence ATGCACGTCAGCAAGCTGATCCTGCACGACTTCCGTTCGTACGAGGACGTCGAGATCGTCCTCGAGCCCGGTGCCACGGCCTTCATCGGCTCGAACGGCCAGGGCAAGACCAACCTCGTCGAGGCCATCGACTACCTGTCGCGCCTCGACTCGCACCGGGTCTCGAGCGATGCTCCGCTGGTGCGGGCCGGGGCCGAGCAGGCGATCGTCCGCGCCGACGTGGTGCGCGGCGATCGCACGGCGCTGCTCGAGCTGGAGATCACGCCGGGACGGGCCAACCGGGCCCGCATCAACCGGGGCGCCCTGCCGCGCACCCGCGATCTCGTGGGTGTCCTGCGCACCGTGATCTTCTCGCCCGAGGACCTCGCGCTCGTCAAGGGCGACCCGTCCGATCGCCGGCGCTTCCTCGACTCGCTGCTGGTGCTGCGCACCCCCAGGCTCGCGGGGGTCAGGGCCGACTACGAGCGGGTGCTCAAGCAGCGCAACACCCTGCTCAAGTCGGCCCGTGGCCGGCGCAACGTCGAGATCGCGACCCTCGACATCTGGGACGAGAACCTCGCGCGTACGGGTGCCGAGCTGATCGCCGCCCGCCTGGCGCTGCTCGACGCCCTCGCACCCCACCTCGTCGAGGCCTACCAGCGGGTGGCTGCCGCCTCGGCACCCGACCGTCGCGTGGTCACGGCGACGTACCGGTCGTCGGTCGACCTCGATCCCGACGTCCGCGATCAGCAGGTCATCCACCAGCTCGTGCTCGACGAGATCGACAGACGTCGCAGCGACGAGGTCGATCGCGGCATCAGCCTCGTGGGTCCGCACCGCGACGACGTCGTGTTGGCGATCGGCGACCTGCCCGCGAAGGGATACGCGAGCCACGGGGAGTCGTGGTCGTTCGGGCTCGCGCTCAAGCTCGCCTCGTTCGAGCTGCTGCGCGACGACGGCGACGACCCCGTGCTGATCCTCGACGACGTCTTCGCCGAGCTCGACCAGGGACGACGCGAGCAGCTGGCCGACCTCGTCGCCGGTGCCGAGCAGGTGCTGGTGACGGCGGCCGTCGCCGACGACGTGCCCGACGGGCTCAAGGGACATCGGTTCAAGGTGGCGGGGGGCGTGGTGACGCGTGACTGA
- a CDS encoding phosphatase PAP2 family protein yields MTTTTLRRDTTASAVAAATLGLLTLVVLVRVALGSQRGQSWDDTAMHTVMGGRDTQLAMLSLLGYVGIGALVAVVAGCVVVAVLRGRLLLAAGAVVVIAGSNVTTQVLKRTLLDRPDLGLGTLNSLPSGHTTVVASAVGASLLVAPRAWRPLIALAGGLATTLTGASTVVAGWHRPSDVIAALAVSLVWTAGVALLLRGPSAPIAGTTAGAAVGCVTAAVLLIAIGVRPVLGWDGFVQAGLVLGLITAATTIFVVAAASVCTDD; encoded by the coding sequence ATGACCACCACGACCCTGCGCCGCGACACGACCGCTTCTGCGGTCGCGGCTGCCACTCTAGGACTCCTGACGCTCGTCGTCCTGGTGCGTGTCGCCCTCGGGTCGCAGCGCGGCCAGTCGTGGGACGACACCGCGATGCACACCGTCATGGGTGGACGTGACACCCAGCTCGCGATGCTGAGCCTGCTGGGATACGTCGGCATCGGTGCCCTCGTGGCGGTCGTGGCGGGATGCGTCGTGGTGGCGGTGCTGCGCGGACGCCTGCTGCTCGCTGCGGGTGCCGTCGTCGTCATCGCCGGGTCGAACGTGACGACCCAGGTGCTCAAGCGCACCCTGCTCGATCGGCCGGATCTGGGACTCGGCACCCTCAACAGCCTGCCCAGCGGGCACACGACCGTCGTGGCCAGTGCCGTCGGCGCGTCGCTGCTGGTCGCACCCCGTGCGTGGAGGCCGCTCATCGCGCTGGCCGGCGGCCTCGCCACGACGCTCACGGGTGCGTCGACGGTCGTGGCCGGATGGCACCGGCCGTCCGACGTCATCGCCGCCCTCGCCGTGAGCCTGGTGTGGACGGCGGGGGTCGCGCTGCTGCTGCGCGGACCGTCGGCACCCATCGCGGGCACCACCGCCGGAGCCGCAGTCGGCTGTGTCACGGCAGCGGTGCTGCTGATCGCGATCGGCGTGCGCCCCGTGCTCGGCTGGGACGGCTTCGTCCAGGCCGGACTCGTGCTGGGACTCATCACCGCGGCCACCACGATCTTCGTCGTGGCAGCCGCATCCGTCTGCACCGACGACTGA
- the dnaN gene encoding DNA polymerase III subunit beta, translated as MKFRIERDTLADAVAWTARSLPNRPSVPVLAGLLVETAADGLTLSGFDYETSTRATLPAEVSADGRALVSGRLLAEIVKSLPAKPVDVSLEGTKVQVVCGSARFSLQTMPVEEYPQLPDMPTATGTVRAEDFSTAVAQASAAAGRDEMLPLLTGVRLELEGSTISLMATDRFRASLRDLQWFPQASDLSANALVPARVLNETARSLTGGGDVTIAVSSGEAGDGLIGFEGVVGNGTRRTTTRLLEGDFPRVRQLFQAAAETVAYVQTQAFVDSVKRVALVAERNTPVRLTFSDGMLLLEAGSGDEAQASESIEATINGADISIGFNPTYLLEGLAVMSEPVVHLSFTQHTKPAAISGVPEIGADPDVAFRYLIMPVRLQS; from the coding sequence CCGAACCGTCCGAGCGTGCCGGTCCTCGCCGGCCTCCTCGTCGAGACGGCCGCCGACGGGCTGACGCTGTCCGGCTTCGACTACGAGACGTCCACGCGTGCCACGCTGCCGGCCGAGGTCAGCGCAGACGGTCGCGCCCTGGTGTCGGGCCGTCTCCTGGCCGAGATCGTCAAGTCGCTGCCAGCCAAGCCCGTCGACGTGTCGCTCGAGGGCACCAAGGTGCAGGTCGTGTGTGGCAGCGCCCGCTTCAGCCTGCAGACCATGCCCGTCGAGGAGTACCCGCAGCTGCCCGACATGCCGACGGCCACGGGCACGGTCCGTGCCGAGGACTTCTCGACCGCGGTGGCCCAGGCCAGCGCGGCAGCCGGTCGCGACGAGATGCTGCCCCTCCTCACCGGCGTGAGGCTCGAGCTCGAGGGCTCGACCATCTCGCTCATGGCCACCGACCGGTTCCGCGCGAGCCTGCGCGACCTGCAGTGGTTCCCGCAGGCGAGCGATCTGTCGGCCAACGCCCTCGTGCCGGCCCGCGTCCTCAACGAGACCGCCCGTTCGCTCACCGGTGGCGGCGACGTCACGATCGCGGTGTCGTCGGGCGAGGCCGGCGACGGCCTGATCGGCTTCGAGGGCGTCGTCGGCAATGGCACCCGTCGCACCACGACGCGCCTGCTCGAAGGTGACTTCCCGCGTGTTCGCCAGCTGTTCCAGGCCGCCGCCGAGACCGTCGCCTACGTCCAGACCCAGGCCTTCGTCGACTCGGTCAAGCGCGTCGCCCTCGTGGCCGAGCGCAACACCCCGGTGCGCCTGACGTTCTCCGACGGCATGCTGCTGCTCGAGGCGGGCAGCGGCGACGAGGCACAGGCATCGGAGTCGATCGAGGCCACGATCAACGGCGCCGACATCTCGATCGGGTTCAACCCGACCTACCTGCTCGAGGGGCTCGCCGTCATGTCCGAGCCGGTCGTGCACCTGTCGTTCACGCAGCACACCAAGCCCGCGGCCATCTCGGGCGTCCCGGAGATCGGCGCCGACCCCGACGTCGCCTTCCGCTACCTGATCATGCCCGTCCGCCTGCAGAGCTGA
- the gyrB gene encoding DNA topoisomerase (ATP-hydrolyzing) subunit B, whose amino-acid sequence MAPYTGEVTQTPDPAASYDASNIQVLEGLEAVRKRPGMYIGSTGERGLHHLVYEVVDNSVDEALAGYASHIKVVMQADGGIRVEDDGRGIPVDEHPTEKIPAVTLVLTSLHAGGKFGGGGYKVSGGLHGVGVSVVNALSTKLYVEVKRDGYVWTQSFTYGEPDAPLERGAATDETGTTTTFYASADIFETVEYSYDTLEKRFREMAFLNKGLELVLRDDRPDVEGTEGPKGDDRVRDARFRFDKGLVDYVEHINVGSKSPIHRDVISIESEDESKGLSLEIAMQWNDSFIESVHTFANTINTHEGGTHEEGFRGALTATVNKFATAQGLIKKASDNLSGEDIREGLTAIISIKLEEPQFEGQTKTKLGNSEARSYVQSVLNDELGAWFEQNPAEGKTIVRKSIDAATARMAARKARDLARNRKGLMGGGGLPGKLADCQSRNPEECEIFIVEGNSAGGSAKGGRDPYAQAILPLRGKILNVEKARIDKILQNTEVQAIISALGTGVHEDFDMAKLRYHKIVLMADADVDGQHISTLLLTLLFRFMKPLIDAGHVYLAQPPLYKIKWTNAPAELAYSDSERDGLLAAGAEAGRRLPKEAPVQRYKGLGEMNDSELWDTTMDPAQRILRQVTLEDGAVADEMFTILMGEDVEQRRSFIQRNAKDVRFLDI is encoded by the coding sequence ATGGCCCCGTATACTGGTGAGGTGACCCAAACTCCAGATCCTGCCGCTTCTTACGACGCCAGCAACATCCAGGTTCTCGAAGGTCTGGAGGCGGTGCGCAAGCGTCCGGGCATGTACATCGGGTCCACCGGCGAGCGCGGCCTGCACCACCTCGTCTACGAGGTCGTCGACAACTCGGTCGACGAGGCCCTCGCCGGCTACGCCAGCCACATCAAGGTCGTGATGCAGGCCGACGGCGGCATCCGGGTCGAGGACGACGGGCGCGGTATCCCCGTCGACGAGCACCCCACCGAGAAGATCCCGGCCGTGACGCTCGTGCTCACCTCGCTGCACGCGGGCGGCAAGTTCGGCGGCGGTGGCTACAAGGTCTCCGGCGGTCTGCACGGCGTCGGCGTGTCCGTGGTCAACGCTTTGTCGACAAAGCTCTATGTCGAGGTCAAGCGCGACGGCTACGTCTGGACGCAGTCGTTCACGTATGGCGAGCCCGACGCTCCGCTCGAGCGTGGCGCCGCGACCGACGAGACCGGCACGACCACGACGTTCTACGCCAGCGCCGACATCTTCGAGACCGTCGAGTACAGCTACGACACGCTCGAGAAGCGCTTCCGCGAGATGGCCTTCCTCAACAAGGGCCTCGAGCTCGTCCTGCGTGACGACCGTCCCGACGTCGAGGGCACCGAGGGGCCCAAGGGAGACGACCGGGTGCGCGACGCGCGGTTCCGGTTCGACAAGGGACTGGTCGACTACGTCGAGCACATCAACGTCGGCAGCAAGTCGCCGATCCACCGCGACGTCATCTCGATCGAGTCCGAGGACGAGTCGAAGGGCCTGTCGCTCGAGATCGCGATGCAGTGGAACGACAGCTTCATCGAATCGGTGCACACCTTCGCCAACACGATCAACACCCACGAGGGCGGCACCCACGAGGAGGGCTTCCGCGGAGCGCTGACCGCGACGGTCAACAAGTTCGCCACGGCGCAGGGCCTGATCAAGAAGGCCAGCGACAACCTCTCGGGCGAGGACATCCGCGAGGGCCTCACCGCGATCATCTCGATCAAGCTCGAGGAGCCCCAGTTCGAGGGCCAGACCAAGACCAAGCTCGGCAACAGCGAGGCCCGCTCCTACGTGCAGTCGGTGCTCAACGACGAGCTCGGCGCGTGGTTCGAGCAGAACCCCGCCGAGGGCAAGACGATCGTGCGCAAGTCGATCGATGCCGCGACCGCCCGCATGGCGGCCCGCAAGGCTCGCGACCTCGCCCGCAACCGCAAGGGCCTCATGGGCGGCGGTGGTCTGCCCGGCAAGCTCGCCGACTGCCAGTCCCGCAATCCCGAGGAGTGCGAGATCTTCATCGTCGAGGGCAACTCGGCCGGTGGCTCCGCCAAGGGCGGACGCGATCCGTACGCGCAGGCGATCCTCCCGCTGCGCGGCAAGATCCTCAACGTCGAGAAGGCCCGCATCGACAAGATCCTGCAGAACACCGAGGTGCAGGCGATCATCTCGGCGCTCGGCACCGGCGTCCACGAAGACTTCGACATGGCCAAGCTGCGCTATCACAAGATCGTGCTGATGGCCGATGCCGACGTCGACGGCCAGCACATCTCCACCCTGCTGCTGACGCTGCTGTTCCGCTTCATGAAGCCCCTGATCGATGCGGGCCACGTCTACCTGGCGCAGCCCCCGCTCTACAAGATCAAGTGGACCAACGCGCCGGCCGAGCTCGCCTACTCCGACAGCGAGCGCGACGGGCTGCTCGCCGCCGGCGCCGAGGCCGGGCGCCGGTTGCCCAAGGAGGCCCCCGTCCAGCGCTACAAGGGTCTCGGCGAGATGAACGACTCCGAGCTGTGGGACACCACGATGGATCCGGCACAGCGCATCCTGCGCCAGGTCACCCTCGAGGACGGCGCCGTCGCCGACGAGATGTTCACGATCCTGATGGGCGAGGACGTCGAGCAGCGACGCAGCTTCATCCAGAGAAACGCCAAAGACGTCCGCTTCCTCGATATCTGA
- a CDS encoding DUF3566 domain-containing protein, which translates to MTEESEGPSSAPGAGAGDAAPTQAIPRLAKAPAKKSVPKVPDSKAPASKPSQTDKGRPRTPAKPAKTATAASSGGPTKVPAANTSDAPKAPADQKRLIQPVGGPRGRPLTAADYEHTTKGSPASTSVIPAVKDRPRDPAPSQPLATVEAGTGRRASLRLTHVEPWSVTRLAFAISVAMMIVAVVAVAIFWFVLDLVGVWDQINESFTTVLSDDSSSFNVTDYFGIGRVIGLTLVLSAVNVVLMTALSTIGAHLYNLAAQLMGGVEVTLAEDK; encoded by the coding sequence GTGACCGAAGAATCCGAAGGCCCGAGCTCCGCACCCGGTGCCGGTGCCGGAGACGCCGCGCCCACGCAGGCCATCCCGCGCCTCGCCAAGGCACCTGCCAAGAAGTCGGTCCCCAAGGTGCCTGACTCCAAGGCTCCGGCGTCCAAGCCGTCCCAGACCGACAAGGGGCGCCCACGCACCCCGGCGAAGCCGGCCAAGACCGCGACAGCGGCCTCGAGCGGTGGCCCCACGAAGGTGCCGGCTGCCAACACGTCAGATGCCCCGAAGGCACCGGCCGACCAGAAGCGACTCATCCAGCCCGTCGGTGGTCCGAGGGGTCGGCCGCTGACCGCTGCTGACTACGAGCACACCACGAAGGGCTCGCCGGCCTCGACCTCGGTCATCCCCGCGGTCAAGGACCGTCCGCGCGACCCTGCGCCGTCCCAGCCCCTCGCGACGGTCGAGGCAGGCACGGGCCGGCGTGCGAGCCTGCGCCTCACGCACGTCGAGCCGTGGTCGGTCACCCGCCTGGCGTTCGCGATCTCGGTCGCGATGATGATCGTGGCAGTCGTCGCAGTGGCGATCTTCTGGTTCGTGCTCGACCTCGTCGGCGTCTGGGACCAGATCAACGAGAGCTTCACGACGGTGCTGAGCGACGACAGCTCGAGCTTCAACGTGACCGACTACTTCGGCATCGGGCGGGTCATCGGCCTCACCCTGGTGCTGTCGGCGGTCAACGTCGTGCTGATGACGGCACTGTCGACGATCGGTGCGCACCTCTACAACCTCGCCGCCCAGCTCATGGGCGGCGTCGAGGTGACGCTCGCTGAGGACAAGTGA
- the gnd gene encoding phosphogluconate dehydrogenase (NAD(+)-dependent, decarboxylating), protein MRGTGRAHRNTSHAETPQSSLGSDMHIGLVGLGKMGGNMRTRLRNGDVTVVGYDRNPEVTDVGSLAELVEQLPSPKVVWVMVPAGDITRSTVTELIELLSEGDVIVDGGNSRWTDDEKHAALAAEKGIGYVDCGVSGGVWGLENGYALMAGGTADDIAKVQPAFDALKPEGESGFVHAGRVGAGHFSKMVHNGIEYAMMQAYAEGYELLEKVEMVDNVTAVFDSWREGTVVRSWLLDLLVKALEDDPGLSKIRGYADDSGEGRWTVEAAIDNAVPMHTIAASLFARFTSRQDESPAMQAVAAMRQQFGGHAVQAAAEAGHDPKDA, encoded by the coding sequence ATCCGGGGCACGGGCAGGGCACACCGCAACACATCGCACGCGGAGACACCGCAATCGAGCTTAGGGAGCGACATGCACATCGGACTCGTGGGACTCGGCAAGATGGGCGGCAACATGCGCACCCGCCTGCGCAACGGCGACGTCACGGTCGTCGGCTACGACCGCAATCCCGAAGTGACCGACGTCGGCTCGCTGGCCGAGCTCGTCGAGCAGCTGCCCTCGCCGAAGGTCGTGTGGGTCATGGTGCCGGCCGGCGACATCACCCGCTCCACGGTCACCGAGCTGATCGAGCTGCTCAGCGAGGGTGACGTCATCGTCGACGGCGGCAACTCCCGCTGGACCGACGACGAGAAGCACGCCGCCCTCGCCGCCGAGAAGGGCATCGGCTACGTCGACTGCGGTGTCAGCGGTGGCGTGTGGGGTCTCGAGAACGGGTACGCCCTGATGGCCGGTGGCACCGCCGACGACATCGCCAAGGTGCAGCCGGCCTTCGACGCCCTCAAGCCCGAGGGCGAGTCGGGCTTCGTCCACGCCGGCCGCGTCGGTGCGGGCCACTTCTCCAAGATGGTCCACAACGGCATCGAGTACGCCATGATGCAGGCCTACGCCGAGGGCTACGAGCTGCTCGAGAAGGTCGAGATGGTCGACAACGTCACGGCGGTCTTCGACTCGTGGCGCGAGGGCACCGTCGTCCGTTCATGGCTGCTCGACCTGCTGGTCAAGGCCCTCGAGGACGATCCGGGCCTGTCCAAGATCCGCGGCTACGCCGACGACTCCGGTGAGGGACGCTGGACCGTCGAGGCCGCGATCGACAACGCCGTGCCGATGCACACCATCGCGGCCTCGCTGTTCGCCCGCTTCACCTCGCGCCAGGACGAGTCGCCGGCCATGCAGGCCGTCGCCGCGATGCGCCAGCAGTTCGGCGGCCACGCCGTGCAGGCCGCGGCCGAGGCGGGTCACGACCCCAAGGACGCCTGA
- the gyrA gene encoding DNA gyrase subunit A: protein MTDTTPPPEHDRIEHVELQVEMQRSYIDYAMSVIVSRALPDVRDGLKPVHRRVLYAMYDGGYRPDRGFSKCSRIVGDVMGQYHPHGDTAIYDTLVRLAQPWVMRAPMISGQGNFGSPGNDGAAAMRYTECKLAPIAMEMVRDIDKNTVDFRPNYDGRSQEPTVLPARFPNLLVNGSAGIAVGMATNIPPHNLIEVADGAQWALANPDASQEELLEALMERIKGPDFPTNGLIVGTQGIDNMYRTGRGSITMRGIVEIEEDAKGGLSLVVKELPYQVNPDNLAEKIADLAISGRVQGIADVNDESSSRVGRRLVVKLKRDAVARVVLNNLYKHTELQSNFSANMLAIVDDIPRTLTLDGFISNWITHQIEVIQRRTQYLLDEAEARAHIYRGLAKALDALDDVIALIRRSPTVDEARSGLIALLDIDELQANAILEMQLRRLAALERQKIMDELAKLELEIADYQDILARPERQRQIVSDELAEIVEKYGDERRSPIVPADGDLSMEDLIPDEEVVVTITKGGYAKRTKTELYRVQNRGGKGVRGASLRGDDMVDHMFSTTSHHWILFFTTAGRVYRAKAYQLPEAGRDAKGGHVAGLLSFQPDEEIAQVLAIRDYEQAPYLVLATRKGLVKKTRLEDYNSPRQAGVIAINFRDDDDELIGAELVTPDDDLLLISRRAQAIRFRADDEQLRPMGRATSGVTGMKFRGDDSMLSLSVIRRSADALEQVEVPEADELFVFTVTDGGYAKKTPIDQYRLQGRGGLGIKAMQITENRGELVGGLVLVDTDDVISVTASGQVTRSLVSGVNPTGRGTMGVSFVKFKGDDRVVTIARNAEVLQDEAVTEVTSTDETQPDEGGDQ, encoded by the coding sequence ATGACTGACACCACGCCTCCCCCCGAGCACGACCGGATCGAGCACGTCGAGCTGCAGGTCGAGATGCAGCGCTCCTACATCGACTACGCCATGAGCGTCATCGTGTCGCGTGCGCTGCCCGACGTCCGCGACGGCCTCAAGCCCGTTCACCGCCGCGTGCTCTACGCGATGTACGACGGCGGCTACCGTCCCGACCGCGGCTTCTCCAAGTGCTCGCGCATCGTCGGCGACGTCATGGGCCAGTACCACCCGCACGGCGACACCGCGATCTACGACACCCTCGTGCGTCTCGCCCAGCCGTGGGTCATGCGTGCCCCGATGATCTCCGGACAGGGCAACTTCGGCTCACCGGGCAACGACGGCGCCGCCGCGATGCGGTACACCGAGTGCAAGCTCGCCCCCATCGCGATGGAGATGGTGCGCGACATCGACAAGAACACCGTCGACTTCCGCCCCAACTACGACGGTCGCTCGCAGGAGCCCACGGTGCTGCCGGCCAGGTTCCCCAACCTGCTGGTCAACGGCTCGGCCGGCATCGCGGTCGGCATGGCCACCAACATCCCGCCGCACAACCTCATCGAGGTCGCGGATGGCGCCCAGTGGGCGCTGGCCAACCCCGACGCCTCGCAGGAGGAGCTGCTCGAGGCGCTCATGGAGCGCATCAAGGGCCCCGACTTCCCGACCAACGGCCTGATCGTCGGCACGCAGGGCATCGACAACATGTACCGCACGGGTCGCGGATCGATCACGATGCGCGGCATCGTCGAGATCGAGGAGGACGCCAAGGGCGGCCTCAGCCTCGTGGTCAAGGAGCTGCCCTATCAGGTCAACCCCGACAACCTCGCCGAGAAGATCGCCGACCTCGCGATCTCCGGTCGCGTGCAGGGCATCGCCGACGTCAACGACGAGTCGTCGTCGCGCGTCGGACGCCGCCTGGTCGTCAAGCTCAAGCGCGACGCCGTCGCGCGGGTCGTGCTCAACAACCTCTACAAGCACACCGAGCTGCAGAGCAACTTCAGCGCCAACATGCTCGCGATCGTCGACGACATCCCGCGCACCCTGACGCTCGACGGCTTCATCAGCAACTGGATCACGCACCAGATCGAGGTCATCCAGCGACGCACCCAGTACCTGCTCGACGAGGCCGAGGCGCGGGCGCACATCTACCGCGGTCTGGCCAAGGCGCTCGATGCGCTCGACGACGTCATCGCGCTGATCCGTCGCAGCCCCACGGTCGACGAGGCGCGTAGCGGTCTGATCGCGCTGCTCGACATCGACGAGCTGCAGGCCAATGCGATCCTCGAGATGCAGCTGCGTCGCCTGGCGGCCCTCGAGCGTCAGAAGATCATGGACGAGCTGGCCAAGCTCGAGCTCGAGATCGCCGACTACCAGGACATCCTGGCCCGGCCCGAGCGCCAGCGTCAGATCGTGTCGGACGAGCTCGCCGAGATCGTCGAGAAGTACGGCGACGAGCGGCGCTCGCCGATCGTCCCCGCCGACGGTGACCTGTCGATGGAAGACCTCATCCCCGACGAGGAGGTCGTCGTCACGATCACCAAGGGGGGCTACGCCAAGCGCACCAAGACCGAGCTCTACCGCGTGCAGAACCGCGGCGGCAAGGGCGTGCGCGGGGCGTCGCTGCGCGGCGACGACATGGTCGACCACATGTTCTCGACCACGAGCCACCACTGGATCCTGTTCTTCACGACGGCCGGGCGCGTCTACCGGGCCAAGGCCTACCAGCTGCCCGAGGCCGGCCGCGACGCCAAGGGCGGCCACGTCGCCGGCCTGCTGTCGTTCCAGCCCGACGAGGAGATCGCGCAGGTGCTGGCGATCCGCGACTACGAGCAGGCGCCGTACCTGGTCCTGGCCACCCGCAAGGGCCTGGTCAAGAAGACGCGTCTCGAGGACTACAACAGCCCCCGCCAGGCCGGCGTCATCGCGATCAACTTCCGCGATGACGACGACGAGCTCATCGGTGCCGAGCTCGTCACGCCCGACGACGACCTGCTGCTGATCTCGCGCCGCGCCCAGGCGATCCGCTTCCGCGCCGACGACGAGCAGCTGCGCCCCATGGGCCGTGCGACGTCCGGCGTCACCGGCATGAAGTTCCGTGGCGACGACTCGATGCTGTCGCTGTCGGTCATCCGCCGCTCGGCCGACGCCCTGGAGCAGGTCGAGGTGCCCGAGGCCGACGAGCTGTTCGTGTTCACGGTCACCGACGGTGGGTACGCCAAGAAGACGCCGATCGATCAGTACCGTTTGCAGGGACGTGGTGGACTGGGCATCAAGGCCATGCAGATCACCGAGAACCGCGGTGAGCTGGTGGGCGGCCTGGTCCTGGTCGACACCGACGACGTCATCTCGGTGACGGCCAGCGGACAGGTCACCCGCAGCCTCGTCTCCGGGGTCAATCCCACGGGGCGTGGCACGATGGGAGTCAGCTTCGTGAAGTTCAAGGGGGACGATCGGGTGGTGACGATCGCGCGCAACGCCGAGGTCCTCCAGGACGAGGCAGTGACCGAGGTGACGTCGACCGACGAGACGCAGCCAGATGAGGGCGGGGACCAGTGA